The Pimelobacter simplex genomic sequence GCCATGGATCTGGGCCCCGTGGGCCAGGAGGGCGGGAACGGTCCGGGGTGCCATCAGGCGGAACTCCTCATGAGCAAGTGCTTGTTAGGTACTGTAGCCCTGTCCGTGCCGGCGCGAGCGCGCGTTCGGTGGGCGGTGGCGACTGGGCGCCGCCGGTGGGAAAGGATCAGGTCATGGTGAGCAGCAACAACGAGGCTACGGGTCGCGGCGGCCGACGGCGGGCGAACGGCGCCAGCTCCGCACGGCGTGCGCAGCTGCTGGCGATCGCTGCGGAGATGTTCGCGACGCGCGGCTACTCGCAGACGACGGTGCGCGACATCGCCGACGAGGCGGGCATCCTCTCGGGCAGCCTCTACCACCACTTCGACTCCAAGGAGGCGATGCTCACCGAGATCCTCCAGGAGTTCATGGGCAACCTCCTCCAGCAGATCCGCGAGATCGCCGACGCCGAGGACAGCCCGCGGGCCGCGCTCGACGGGCTCATCATGAACTCGTTCGAGACCATCCACCGGGTGCCGTTCGCGGTCGCGCTCTACCAGAACGAGTCGGCGCTGCTGACGACCACGAGCGAGTTCGCCTTCGTCACCAAGGCCAGCCTGGACGTCGAGAAGGTCTGGCTGGGCGTGCTCAAGGCGGGGGCCAAGGCCGGCGACTTCCGGGCCGACCTCGACCCGGGTACGACGTACCGCTTCATCCGTGACGCCATCTGGTCCACCGTGCGCTGGTACAACCCGCGCGGACGGCTCCAGCACAAGGCGCTGGCCGAGCAGTACCTCGAGATGCTGCACGGCGGGCTGCTCGCCGGCTGAGCGCGCCGGACGCCGGTCCGGCGCGCTCAGCGCCGGACCTCCTTGTCCCGCAGGCCGCGCGGGTCGATGACCGTGCGGATCAGCTCGAGCTCCTCGGCCGTGGGCAGCCGGGTGGTGCCGGCGCCGCTGGTGTCGATCGCGAAGCCGGTCTGCTCGGCGACCTCCTCGGCCGTGACGCCGGGATGCAGCGAGCGGACCTTGAGCAGGCCGTCCGCGTCGTAGTCGAGGACCGCGAGGTCGGTGACCACGACGCCGAGGTCGTGGAAGCGCAGCGCGGTGCCCTCGTGGGCCCGGGCGCGGTCGTTGCCGACGCCGGAGACGACGTCCACGGCCTCGACGAAGACCCGGGCGCTGTGGTTGCTCACCCAGTAGTCGGTGCGGTGGTTGACGGTGTTGCCCGGTGCGCCGCGCACGCCGATCAGCTGGCGCTTCGGCTTGCGCCAGTCGCCGATGGAGGAGATGTTCTGGTTGCCGTAGCGGTCGACCTGGCTGGCGCCCATCATGCTGTGCCGGCGGCCGGTGGCGAGGATGTCGAAGATCCTCCGGAACGGCGCCCAGGACTCGATGGTGCCGCCGGTGGCGGCGTTGCCGCCCAGCGGCGGCGGCTCGCTCATCAGGAAGCACTCGCCGTCGGTGAGCACCAGGTCGGGCTCGAAGGTCAGCTTGGCCAGCCGGGCGCTGATGCTCGGGACGATGCCGACCGCGTGCGCCAGCACCTCGCCGGAGCCGCGCCAGGCGGCGGCGCAGGCGACGACGCAGATCTCGGCACGGGTCGCTTCCAGGGTGCTCATCGGGCGCTCTCCTCGAGGTAGGTCTGCTCGAACGCGGCCCAGGCCTCCGGGTCGCGGGCCGCGTCGGCGTACGCGCGCTGGGCGGCCTCGTCGCGGCCGTAGTCCGGCTCGCAGCTGGTGAACCCGGCGCCGCCGGGGGCCTCGACCACGCCGGAGACGAACATCCGGCTCACGAGCAGGCTCTGCGGCGCGGCGTCGGCGGTGAGGTCGGCGGTCGGGACGACCTTCTCGACGCTCATCACGCAGCGGTCGGCGGCCATCGCGAACAGGTCGTCGAAGTAGGGGTCCGGCCCGAGGTACTGCCCGTTGCCCGCCGCGTCGGCGCGGTTGAGGTGGATGAGCGCGAGGTCCATCCGGACGCCGGGGACGGCGACGTAGACCTCGTCGTCGTAGGGGGAGGCGACGGTCTTGAGCTCGGGGTTCATCGTCAGCACGTCGGAGGCCAGGCCCGCCCGCGTGGGCAGGAAGCTCAGCCGGCTCGCACCGGCGCGCAGGGCGGCGACGAACATGCCCTCGTCGTACTCCGTGGTGGCGATGGCGCCGGCCTCGCGGGCCGCGCGGAAGTGCGGGTCGAGGGGGATGCTGTCGAGCGAGACGAAGCCGTAGACGAGCCGCTTCACCTTGCCCGCCGCGCACAGCAGGCCCACGTCAGGGCCGCCGAGGGTGACCACCGTCAGGTCGGTCACGTCGGTCCGCAGCAGCTCGCGCACGAGGGCCATGGGCTTGCGCCGCGAGCCCCACCCGCCGATGCCGATCGTCATGCCTGAGCGGACGTGGCCGGCCAGGTCGGCCAGGTCCATCGTCTTGTCGGTCGTCACGTCATCCTCCGAAACCTAGCGCTTGCTTGGTGGTTCGTCGGCGACTCTACCCCGCGGCTCGTGGTGGTGCCACTGGGCGGCAGGAGCCTTGTGACCGGGGTCCATCGGTGCTTGCATCCAACCAAGCAGATGCTTGGTGCGAGCCGACGAGGAGGACCGATGGGACACGTGGTGGTGACGGGCGGCGCGAGCGGGATCGGGGCGGCGGTCGTCGACCTGCTCCGGGAGCGCGACCTGGCCGTGACGGTCTGGGACCTGCAGGCGCCCGAGCGCGACGACGTCGGGCACGCGGCGCTCGACGTCACCGACGCGAACGCGGTCGCGAGCGCCCTCGCCGAGGCCGAGGCGGCGTCCGGTCCGGTGCGGCACCTGGTCGCGAGCCACGGCATCCGCGGCGCCTTCGTGCCGGCGCTCGACCTCGAGCCCGACGCCGTACGACGGGTGCTCGACGTCCACGTCGTCGGTACGCTGCTCGCCGCGACCGCGGTCGCGCGCCGGCTGCGCGACCTCGGCGAGGGCGGCTCGATCGTCACCCTGGCGTCGACGACGGCCTACCGCGGCTGGGCCCACCAGTCCGACTACGGCGTCGCCAAGGCCGCCGTGCGCCAGCTGACCGAGAACCTCGCGATCGAGTGGGCCGGGCTCGGCATCCGGGTCAACGCGGTGGCGCCCGGCCACACGCTCACGCCGATGGTGCAGGACATGATCGACCACGGGTACGACATCGCGCCGGTCGAGGCGCGCACCCCCCTCGGGCGCCTGTGCACCCCGGCCGAGATGGCCCGCGAGATCGTGCACCTGCTGCTCGACGCGACGTACACGACGGGCGTCTGCGTGCCGGTCGACGGCGGCTGGACGGCGGTCGGCAAGTGAGCCTCCCGAAGCGCCGCCTCGGCGACCTGGAGATCTCCGCGATCGGGTTCGGCGCGATGACGCTGACCCAAACGCCCGACAGCGACGTCGAGCGCGGCACGCGCGCCGTCCACGCCGCCCTCGACGCCGGTGTCACGCTGTTCGACACCGCCGACGTCTACGGTCCGACGGCGTTCGACACCCCCGGTGGCTACGGCATCAACGAGCGCGCGTTGGCGACGGCGCTGCGCTCGTGGGGCGGTCCGCTCGACGACATCGTGGTCGCGACCAAGGGCGGGCACACGCGCGACGGCCTGACCTGGTGGATCGACGGCAGCCGGGAGCACCTGCGGGCGGCCGCCGAGGCCTCGCGGGAGCGGCTCGGTCTCGACGTGCTGCCGCTCTACCAGCACCACCGGCCCGACCCGCGGCGTCCCTATGCGGAGTCGATGGCGGCCCTGCGCTCGCTCGTCGACGACGGCATCGTGGCGAGGGTGGGCATCTCCAACGCGAGCCTCGCGCAGATCCGGCTCGCCGCCGACGTGCTCGGCCCGGCGCTGGTGTCGGTGCAGAACGAGTACTCCCCGCTGGCGCGGGGGAGCGAGCCCGAGATCGACCTGTGCGCCGAGCTCGGGCTGACCTTCCTGTCGTGGGGACCGTTCGGCGGCATGCGTGAGGCGAAGGCCCTCGGCTCGACCTTCGCGCCGTTCGCCGAGGTCGCCGCGGAGCGCGGCGTCAGCGCCCAGCGGGTGGCGCTCGCCTGGCAGCTCGCCCGCTCGCCCTGGATCGTGCCGATCCCCGGTGCCAGCCGGCCCGAGTCGGTGCTCGACTCGGTGCAGGCCGCGACGCTCGTGCTCACCGACGACGAGCTCGCCCGGCTGGGCGCCGGAGCGGCGGGTCAGTCGTGAGCGGGCGGCTCGACCAGCTCGACCCGCACCCGGTCGGGGTCGAGGACGTAGACCACCCGGTGCCCTGCCATCGGCTCGCTCGCCACGATCGGGTCCGAGAGTGCCGTGGTGCCGCGGGCGCGCAGCCGGGCGAGTGTCGCGTCGAGGTCGGTCACGGTGATCGCGACGTGCGCGGCACCGACGTGGCCGTTGTCCGGGTCGATGACGACGTCCGAGCCGCCGTCGTACTGGAGCAGCTCGACGACGGTCGTCCCCTCCTGGGCGCGCGCGAACGCCTGGCGCACGACGATGCCCGGGTAGCCGGTGACCGCGTCGATGCGCGGCCCGCTGCGCTCGTACGGGCCCAGCCGCTCGCCGCCGAGGAGGTCCTCGTAGAAGGCGAGCGAGCGCGCCATGTCGCTGACCGTGATGCCCACGTGATGGATCGACGTCATGCCCCGAACCTAGCAAGCGCTTGGTTTATGTGAAACCCTGAGGAGATGAACACGATGGACACCGCCCCCCGGCCGCTGGTCGACCTGACCGACAAGGTGATCGTGGTGACCGGCGCGAGCCGCGGCCTCGGCGCCGCGCACGCCCGGACGCTCGCGAGCGCCGGCGCGACCGTCGTCCTGACCGACCTGGCGGCCGACGGCGTCAGCGAGGTCGCCGCCGAGCTGGGCGAGCAGCACGCCGCCGCGGCGCTCGACGTGACGTCGGCGCCGGCCTGGGCCGAGCTCGCGGCCTTCGTCGTCGAGCGGTACGGCCGCGTGGACGGCCTGGTCAACAACGCCGGGCGCTGCGAGTACGCCCACTTCCTCGACACGCCCCCGGAGATGTTCGAGGGGCACTTCCAGGTCAACGTGATGGGCGCCGTGCACGGCATGCAGGCGCTCGCGCCGCACATGCCGGCGGGCAGCGCGATCGTCAACATCGCCTCCGTGGCAGGCCTTGCGGCCTGGCCGGGCTCCAGCGCCTACGGCGCCTCGAAGTTCGCGCTGCGGGGCGTGAGCCGCGCGGCCGCGATCGACCTCGGCGGCGAGCGCGGGATCCGGGTCAACTGCGTGCTGCCCGGTGCCGCCGACACCGCCATGCTCTCCGAGGCCTCGCGCCAGGGCGGCGGTGTCGTCGGGTCGCTGCCGGTCCCGCGCGCCGCGCAGCCGCACGAGGTCAGCGCGATGGTCGCATTCCTGCTCAGCGACGCCGCCAGCTACTGCACCGGCCAGGACTTCGTCGTCGACGGCGGCATGAAGGCCTGAGGCGACCATGGCGTTCTACGAGATCGACGGCGTCGTCCCGGTCTGCGACCCGACGTCCTACGTGCACCCGTCGGCCGACGTGATCGGCGACGTGATCGTCGGCCCGGGCTGCTACATCGGACCCTCGGCCAGCCTGCGCGGCGACTTCGGCCGGATCCGCATCGAGGCCGGCTCGAACGTCCAGGACTCGTGCACGGTCCACGTCTACCCGGGCGCGGACGTCGTGCTGGGGGAGGGCAGCCATGTCGGCCACGGCGCGATCCTGCACGGCTGCGTGCTGGAACCGCGGGTGCTCGTCGGGATGAACGCCGTCGTCATGGACGGCGCCCGGATCGGCGCGGACTCGCTCATCGGCGCCGGCAGCGTGGTGAGCGCTGGCTTCGTCGCGCCCGAGCGGTCGCTGGTGATCGGCAGCCCGGCCCGCGTCCTGCGCGAGCTCGACGAGGACCAGCTCGCCTGGAAGTCCGGCGGGCCCGGCGTCTACCGCGACCTCGCCCGGCGCTCGCTCGCCACGTTGCGCCCGGTCGCGCCGCTCGCGGCCGAGGAGCCGGACCGCATGCGGGTCAGCACCGACGCCTCGGTCAGCCGGCCGCTGCACGAGCTGCGCGCCGAGCGGGGCGGCGGCGCGTGAACGCCCGGCGCAGCCTGGCCGTCGCGGTGCGCGAGCTCGCCTCGGTCATGGCCGTCACCGACGTCTCCGATGCCGACATGGAGCGGGCCGACGCGGCCGTGCGCGCCCTCACGGCGATGCTGCGCGAGCGCCGGCTCGACGACGTCCCCCGCACGCCGTACGACGAGGCGGTGGGGGCGCGCGACTACGGCTGGCACCTCGACAACCCCGCCCTGCCGGGCCTGACCATGGTCTTCGAGGACGGCCGCGCCACCGCCGAGGTCGCCGACGGCCTCGGCGCGGCGTACGCCGGTCCGCCCGGCAAGCTCCACGGCGGCGTCGGCGCGCTGCTCCTCGACGTCCTGCTCTCGAGCCTCGTGCAGCACCACGGCGTCCCGGCGGTCACCGCCTCGCTGAACCTCGACTACCGCGCGCCGACCCCGCTCGACGTACCGCTGCGGATCACCGGCGAGATCGTCGCGCGCAGCGGCCGCAAGGTCGAGACCGTCGGGGCGCTCTGGCACGGCGACGTGAAGACCGTCGAGGCGCGCGGCCTGTTCGTCGCCCTCGCGAAGTAGCACGTTCCGGCGGGCCAAGTGCCACGAACCGGCGGTCGAGGGCGCACCCTCGACCGCCGGAACGCGCTCCTTCGCCCGCCGGAACGTGCCCCTTCGTCGGGGGTCAGAGCAGGCCGGCGTCGCGCTTGTTGGACGCGGCCATCGCGGCGGCGTCCAGCCCGGCGAGCGAGTCGGTGCTGACCTCGGCGTTGTGGGAGTGCGCGGCGTGGTGCAGGCCGAAGACCGAGTCCATCCCGGCGCGTTGGCCCATGAGGTCCTCGGCCTGGTTGATCGCCTTCTTGGTCAGCGCGAGGCCGAGGCGCGGCATGGCGGCGATCCGGTGGGCCATCTCGTCGACCGACGCGTCGAGCTGGTCGCGCGGGACGACGTGGTTGACCATGCCGAGGTCGAGCGCCCGGCGTGCGTCGAAGCGGCCGCCGGTGTAGAGGAACTCCTTGGCGGCACGCGGGTTCATGACCCACGGGTGCGCGAAGTACTCGACGCCGGGGATGCCCATCTTGACGACGGGATCCTGGAAGAAGGCGTCCTCCGAGGCGATGATGAAGTCGCAGACCCAGGCGAGCATGAGGCCGCCGGCGATGCAGGCGCCCTGCACCTTGGCGATGATCGGCTTGGGGATCTCGCGCCAGCGCCGGCACATCCCGAGGTAGACCTCGGACTCGCGCGCGAAGCGGGCGTCGACGCCCGCGGCGCCGACGTGGTCCCACCAGATGACGGCCTTGCGCTCGAACGACTCGTGGAGGTCGCGCTCCGGCGTACCGATGTCGTGGCCGCCGCAGAAGTTCTTGCCGTTGCCGCCGAGCACGATCACCTTGACCGCGTCGTCGTTCACCGCGTCGGTGAACGCCTGGTCGAGGGCGTAGGTGACCTTGGAGTTCTGCGCGTTGGCGTACTCCGGGCGGTTGAGCGTCACGTACGCCACCGCGTCGCGGACCTCGTAGGTCACCACGGGCTCGGTGGTCGGGTTGTCGTTGCTCATCGGTGCTCCCGGGGTGCTCGTACAAACCTAGCGTTTGCTTGGTATCGTAGCAGGATGACGACCCGACCCGAACTCGAAGGACTCTCCACCGCGGACTGGGCCGGGCGGCCCCTGGGGGAGCGCGAGGTGAGCTGGGAGGCGCGCGACGCGATCCTCTTCGCGCTCGCCGTCGGCGCTCCCGCCGACCGGCTCGACCTGGTCTTCGAGCGCGACCTGCGGGTGCTGCCGACGTTCGCGCTGACGCTGGCGCAGTGGGCGCCCGATGTCGTCGGCTCGGCCGGCGGTTGGGACGTCGGTACGGCGCTGCACGGCTCGCAGCGGCTCGAGGTGCTGGCGCCGATGCCGGCCGCGGGCTCGACGCTGATGACCGCCCGCGTGGGCGAGGTGTGGGACAAGGGCGGCGCCGCCGTCTTCGAGGTCGTCGTCGAGTGCGACTACGTCCGGGCCACCTGGTCGATCTTCGCGCCGGGCCGCGGCGGCTTCGGCGGCGAGCGCGGGCCGGGCCGGACGCCCGGTCCCGAGGGCGACCCGGTGAGCACCGCCGACTGGGCGATCGCGGCCAACGCCGCCGCGCTCTACCGGCTCACCGGCGACCACCACCACATCCACATCGACCCGGTCGCCGCGGAGCGCATCGGCCAGCCGCGCCCGATCCTGCACGGTCTCGCGACGCTGTCGGGCGCCGTGCTCGCCGCCGCCTCGGCCCAGGGCGCCTCGCCCGCCGACCTGACCCTGCTGGAGGGACGGTTCAGCGCGCCGGTCTTCCCCGGCGAGACGGTCCGGGTGCCGGTGTGGGCCGACGGCTCGTTCCGCGTCGACACCGAGCGCGGTACGGCGATCGACGGCGCGCGGGCCCTCTTCGCGTGATCGCCACGGCAGCGCCCGTGGTGCGGACCCGACCGGTCGTCGCGGTGCTCGCCGCGGCCGGCCTGGTCGGCATCCTGTCGCAGGCGCTGCTCATCCCGCTGCTGGGCGAGCTGCCCGAGCGGCTCGACATCAGCGGTGAGGCGGCCTCCTGGGCGATGACCGTCTGCCTGGTCGCCGCCGCCGTGGCGACCCCGGTCAGCGGCCGGCTCGCCGACCTGCTCGGCCGCAAGCGGGTGCTCGTGTGGTGCCTGGTCGCGACCGCGCTCGGCAGTGTGCTCTGCGCGGTCGGCGCCTCCTACCCGCTGCTCCTCGCGGGCCGTGCGCTCCAGGGCACCTCCAGCGCCGTCATCCCGCTCGGGATCAGCGCGCTCGCCGAGGTCGCCGCCGGCGTCGCGCTCCAGCGCGGGGCCGCGCTGATCAGCGCCACCATGGGCATCGGTACGGCGGCCGGGGTCGCCGTGTCCGGACTCGTCGCGGCCGTGACCGACTGGCAGGTCGTCTTCTGGGGCGCCGCCGTGCTCGCGGCGCTCGCCACCGCCGGGGTGGTCCTCGTCGTGCCCCGGCCCGCGCCCGCGCCCGCACCTGGCTCCGGCGCCGGGCCGGCCGCGCCGCGCGCGTCGTTCGACGGGGTCGGCTGCGTGCTGCTCTCGGTCGGCCTGGTCGCGGTGCTCCTCGCCGTCACCAACGGCGGTCGCTGGGGCTGGACCCAACCGGGGACCCTCGGCAGCGCCGCCGGCGGCCTGCTCACGCTCACCGTCTGGTGGTGGTGGGAGCGGCGCACCACCGACCCGCTCGTCGACCTGGCGTCCGCGATCGAGCCGCGGATGGCGCTCGTCCAGCTCGCCTCGGTGCTCGCCGGCGTCGCCATGTTCACCAACGTGCTCGTGATGCCGGTGCTGCTGCAGCGGCCGGTCGACGGACCCGGCCACTCGGTGCTCGTCGCCGGGCTGTGCCTGGTCCCGGGCGGCCTGGCGATGATGCTCGCGGCCCCGCTGGGCTCCTGGATCGTCGCCCGCCGCGGCGCGCGCTGGGCGCTGGCGCTCGGCCTGGCCTGCAGCGCGACCGGCTACACCGTCTCGGCGCTCACGGTCCGCTGGCCGGTCGCGGTCGTGGCGGTCTCGCTGCTCGTCGGCCTCGGCATCGGGATGTCGTTCGCGACCCTGCCGTTCCTCGTCGTCCGGCTCACCGCGCCCGACGCGGTCGGCGCCGCCAACGGGCTCAACACCCTCATGCGGATGATCGGCGCCTCGGTCTGCAGTGCCGTGATCGGTGCGCTGCTCGCGGCGCACGCGGCGAGCGCCCTGGGCTACGGGCTCGCCTACGGCTGGGGTGCGGCCGCCGCGGCAGGCGGGGCGCTGCTCGCCGTACGCCTGCCGCGGGACCTGTAGCCGGGCTCAGACCAGCTCGTCGAGCGCGATCTCGAACGCCGTCGCCGCCACCGAGGTCGGGTGCGGCGAGCGCGCGTGGCACTTCTCGATCGCGGTGCGGATGGTGCGCGAGACGTCGCCGAGGATGACCTCGTCGGAGACCTCGTCGATGCCCTCCATGAGCAGCGTGAACGTGCGCGCCATGCCGCAGTTGGCGATGAAGTCGGGGATCACTGCGACGTGCTGGTCGGCGAACTCGTAGGTCGGCCCGTAGAAGATCTCCGGGTCGGCGAACGGCACGTTGGCGCCGGCCGAGATGACCTCCAGGCCGCCCGACACGAGCCGCTTCACGTGCTCGACGGTGACCAGGCGCGAGGCCGCGCAGGGCAGGAAGATCTCGGCGCCCATGTCCCAGATCGCGTCGTCGAGCTGGTCGTGGGGGATCAGGCCGTCGGCGCGCAGCGCATTGCCCTGCTTGCCGACGAACAGCGCGTGGACCTCGTCGGAGGTGAACCCGTCGGGGTTCATCAGGCCGCCGTCGCGGTCGATGATGCCGACGACCGAGGCGCCCGCCTGCGCCAGGTAGTACGCCGCCGCGGACCCGACATTGCCCCAGCCCTGGACGATCACGCGCTTGCCGGCGACCGCGCCGCCGTAGGTCCCGTAGTAGTGCACGACCGACTCGGCCACGCCCCAGCCGGTGACCAGGTCCGCGATCGTGTACTTGCGCTCGCGCTCGGGCGTGTAGCGCGGGTCCTCGACGACCTTGGAGACGCCGAGACGCAGCATGCCGACGCGCTGGACGAGCTCGCGCTCGTCGGCGGCGAAGTGGCCGCTGACGATGCCCTGCTGCGGGTGCCACAGGCCGTAGCGCTCGGTCAGCGGGATGACGTCGTGGAGCTCGTCGACGTTGAGGTCGCCGCCGGTGCCGTAGTACGTCTTGAGCAGGGGGGAGACCGCCTTGAACCAGCGGGCCAGCACGCCCTCGCGGCGCGGGTCGGCCGGGTCGAAGTCGATGCCCGACTTGGCGCCGCCGATGGCCGGGCCCGAGACGGTGAACTTGACCTCCATCGTCTTGGCCAGCGCCTCGACCTCGGCCCGGTCGAGGCCGGCGCGCATCCGGGTGCCGCCGCCGGCCGCGCCGCCGCGCAGGGAGTTGATGACCACCCAGCCCCGGGCCTCGGTCTCGGCGTCGTGCCACTCGAAGACGATCTCGGGCGCCTTGGCCTCGAAGCGGCCCAGGAGCGCGTGCATCGTGGTCGGGTCGGTCGTCATCAGAAGTTCCCCCGTCGTTCCTGCTCGCGCTCGATCGCCTCGAACAGCGCCTTGAAGTTGCCCTTGCCGAAGCCCAGCGAGCCGTGCCGCTCGATGAGCTCGAAGAAGACCGTCGGCCGGTCGCCCAGCGGCTTGGTGAAGATCTGGAGCAGGTAGCCGTCCTCGTCGCGGTCGACGAGGATGCCGCGCTTCTGCAGCTCCTCGACCGGCACCCGGACCTCGCCGATCCGGGCGCGCAGCTCGGGGTCCTCGTAGTAGGAGTCCGGCGTGTTGAGGAACTCGATGCCCTCGGCGCGCAGGGCGTCGACGGTGCTGAGGATGTCGTTGGTCGCGAGCGCGAGGTGCTGGGCGCCCGGGCCGTCGTAGAACTCGAGGTACTCGTCGATCTGCGACTTCTTCTTCGCGACCGCGGGCTCGTTGAGGGGGAACTTCACCCGGTGGTTGCCGTTGGCGACGACCTTGGACATGAGTGCGGAGTAGTCGGTGGCGATGTCGTCGCCGATGAACTCGGCCATGTTCGTGAAGCCCATGACCTTGCGGTAGAACTCGACCCAGTCGTCCATCCGGCCGAGCTCGACGTTGCCGACGATGTGGTCGAGCGCCTGGAACAGCCGCTTCGGCGCGCCCTCGCGCTTCTGGAAGGACGACGTCCGCGCGACGTAGCCGGGCAGGTACGGGCCGTCGTACCGGCTGCGGTCGACGAGCGTGTGCCGGGTGTCGCCGTAGGTCGCGATCGCGCCGATCCGGACGGTGCCGTGCTCGTCGCTGAGGTCGTGCGGCTCCTCCAGGACGGTGGCGCCGACCGAGCGGGCGTGGGCGATGCACTTGTCGACGTCGGGGACCTCGAGCGCGATGTCGACGATGCCGTCGCCGTGCTTGCGGTGGTGGTCGAGCAGGGTGCTGCGCGGGTCGACGCCGCCCTTGATCACGAAGCGGACCGCGCCGCTCTTGAGGACGTACGCGACGTGGTCGCGGTTGCCGGTCTCGGGGCCGGCGTAGGCGACCAGCTCCATGCCGAACGCGGAGGTGAAGAAGTGCGCGGTCTGGGTGGCGTTGCCGACCGCCCAGACGGCGGCGTCCCAGCCGGTCACCGGGAACGGGTCCTCGCGGTCGTCGTACTCGACGAGGCCGACGAGCTGCTTCAACGTGTCGAGGTCCAGCTCGGCGAGCTGCTCCTCACTGGTCAGGGTGTCGTGGAGGGACATGTGAGCAGCACAACAGGTCGGCCCGGGCCTCACAACCTGCCTATGTGGAGATAGGCAAGACGGCCAGTTCTGCTGACCCTGCCTGGCTTGAGGTAGCCGATCTGGCTAGTTTGGGGCCATGCTCACCCTGGACGCGATCGACCTGGCCCTGCTCACCGCGCTCACCGAGCACCCGCGCGCCGGCGACCTCGAGCTCTCCCGGCAGACCAACGTCGCCCGCGCCACCGTGCAGAGCCGGCTGCGCCGGATGAGCGAGGCCGGCGTCATCGCCGACTGGGACCCCACGCTCGACGTCGCCGCGGCCGGCTTCGAGGTGCAGGCCTACGTGACCCTGGAGATCTCCCAGGGCGCGCTCGACGAGGTGTCGCGCGATCTCGCGGCGATCCCGCAGGTGCTGGAGGCCTATGTGACCACCGGCTCGTACGACGTCCTGTGCCGGGTCGCGACCCGCTCGCACCCCGAGCTCCAGGCGACGCTCGTGCGGATCGACCAGTCGTCCTCGGTGGTCCGCTCGACGAGCGTGATGGTGCTCTCGGTGCTGGTGCCACCGCGGGTGCTGCCGCTGCTCGGCAGCGGTGAGCCGGTGCCGAGTCGACGGGCGCCGGCGTACCGGAAGGGGTAGGGCGCCAGAAAAATGGAAGCCGCCGCAGGCGTCTCGGGTCACCTGCGGCGGCACTGAGAAGCATGCCAGACCGTCGCGGCGTTGTCACCAGATCTGGCGTAAAAGTTTCAACGACTTTGGGTCGGGGTACCGCGCGCGCCCGGCGCACCGATCACGGGGGATCAGAAGGAGAAGAGCAGCGCCGTCCGGAAGTCGGTGTTCATGTAGTTGACCATCGAGCTCAGCCGCTGCTCGTCGACCTTCACTCGGGAGGTCCCGACGGTGACGCTGATGATGTTGCCGTAGACGCTGGAGCGCCACCGTCCCTGCACGGCCGGCGCGAAGGTG encodes the following:
- a CDS encoding enoyl-CoA hydratase, which encodes MSNDNPTTEPVVTYEVRDAVAYVTLNRPEYANAQNSKVTYALDQAFTDAVNDDAVKVIVLGGNGKNFCGGHDIGTPERDLHESFERKAVIWWDHVGAAGVDARFARESEVYLGMCRRWREIPKPIIAKVQGACIAGGLMLAWVCDFIIASEDAFFQDPVVKMGIPGVEYFAHPWVMNPRAAKEFLYTGGRFDARRALDLGMVNHVVPRDQLDASVDEMAHRIAAMPRLGLALTKKAINQAEDLMGQRAGMDSVFGLHHAAHSHNAEVSTDSLAGLDAAAMAASNKRDAGLL
- a CDS encoding MaoC/PaaZ C-terminal domain-containing protein gives rise to the protein MTTRPELEGLSTADWAGRPLGEREVSWEARDAILFALAVGAPADRLDLVFERDLRVLPTFALTLAQWAPDVVGSAGGWDVGTALHGSQRLEVLAPMPAAGSTLMTARVGEVWDKGGAAVFEVVVECDYVRATWSIFAPGRGGFGGERGPGRTPGPEGDPVSTADWAIAANAAALYRLTGDHHHIHIDPVAAERIGQPRPILHGLATLSGAVLAAASAQGASPADLTLLEGRFSAPVFPGETVRVPVWADGSFRVDTERGTAIDGARALFA
- a CDS encoding MFS transporter translates to MIATAAPVVRTRPVVAVLAAAGLVGILSQALLIPLLGELPERLDISGEAASWAMTVCLVAAAVATPVSGRLADLLGRKRVLVWCLVATALGSVLCAVGASYPLLLAGRALQGTSSAVIPLGISALAEVAAGVALQRGAALISATMGIGTAAGVAVSGLVAAVTDWQVVFWGAAVLAALATAGVVLVVPRPAPAPAPGSGAGPAAPRASFDGVGCVLLSVGLVAVLLAVTNGGRWGWTQPGTLGSAAGGLLTLTVWWWWERRTTDPLVDLASAIEPRMALVQLASVLAGVAMFTNVLVMPVLLQRPVDGPGHSVLVAGLCLVPGGLAMMLAAPLGSWIVARRGARWALALGLACSATGYTVSALTVRWPVAVVAVSLLVGLGIGMSFATLPFLVVRLTAPDAVGAANGLNTLMRMIGASVCSAVIGALLAAHAASALGYGLAYGWGAAAAAGGALLAVRLPRDL
- a CDS encoding Glu/Leu/Phe/Val dehydrogenase dimerization domain-containing protein, with protein sequence MTTDPTTMHALLGRFEAKAPEIVFEWHDAETEARGWVVINSLRGGAAGGGTRMRAGLDRAEVEALAKTMEVKFTVSGPAIGGAKSGIDFDPADPRREGVLARWFKAVSPLLKTYYGTGGDLNVDELHDVIPLTERYGLWHPQQGIVSGHFAADERELVQRVGMLRLGVSKVVEDPRYTPERERKYTIADLVTGWGVAESVVHYYGTYGGAVAGKRVIVQGWGNVGSAAAYYLAQAGASVVGIIDRDGGLMNPDGFTSDEVHALFVGKQGNALRADGLIPHDQLDDAIWDMGAEIFLPCAASRLVTVEHVKRLVSGGLEVISAGANVPFADPEIFYGPTYEFADQHVAVIPDFIANCGMARTFTLLMEGIDEVSDEVILGDVSRTIRTAIEKCHARSPHPTSVAATAFEIALDELV
- the hppD gene encoding 4-hydroxyphenylpyruvate dioxygenase, coding for MSLHDTLTSEEQLAELDLDTLKQLVGLVEYDDREDPFPVTGWDAAVWAVGNATQTAHFFTSAFGMELVAYAGPETGNRDHVAYVLKSGAVRFVIKGGVDPRSTLLDHHRKHGDGIVDIALEVPDVDKCIAHARSVGATVLEEPHDLSDEHGTVRIGAIATYGDTRHTLVDRSRYDGPYLPGYVARTSSFQKREGAPKRLFQALDHIVGNVELGRMDDWVEFYRKVMGFTNMAEFIGDDIATDYSALMSKVVANGNHRVKFPLNEPAVAKKKSQIDEYLEFYDGPGAQHLALATNDILSTVDALRAEGIEFLNTPDSYYEDPELRARIGEVRVPVEELQKRGILVDRDEDGYLLQIFTKPLGDRPTVFFELIERHGSLGFGKGNFKALFEAIEREQERRGNF
- a CDS encoding Lrp/AsnC family transcriptional regulator; translated protein: MLTLDAIDLALLTALTEHPRAGDLELSRQTNVARATVQSRLRRMSEAGVIADWDPTLDVAAAGFEVQAYVTLEISQGALDEVSRDLAAIPQVLEAYVTTGSYDVLCRVATRSHPELQATLVRIDQSSSVVRSTSVMVLSVLVPPRVLPLLGSGEPVPSRRAPAYRKG